A part of Actinomycetota bacterium genomic DNA contains:
- a CDS encoding aldehyde ferredoxin oxidoreductase family protein yields MMAYGNMGKILEVDLASGSMKARELPEEMYREYIGGAGLAAKLLYDHGHLDAEPLDPASPLIFAAGPLTGIGLSGSSRLSVGARSPLTGIWGQASCGGNFGPELKRCGYDAIFFHGRASGPVYLLLEDDEARLVDASDLWGKDTYETTDILKERHGKTHKVLAIGPASENLVPFGSIVNDKGHVFGRAGMGTVMGSKKVKAIVARGERKLQYRDPERFAELARTYQGWVERSGMTKALRAFGTACNMESKMIEGDVPTRNWGLGIWEEGGERLSGITMDEEIKVGSRACRGCLVRCKPVVEVPEGPYAMGPGAGPEYETLGAFGTMLMNPNLEAVAWINDFCNRSGMDTITCGATFAWAMDCYENGILKPEDYEGIRLEWGDIDTVISLLPRIVRREGKLATLLAMGSRAASREVGGGSERFLTDSKGLEAPMHDPRLDWGDGLAYAVSVRGACHVSNMMYQLEWGAIRFPEIGLDKHYRGMSTEYKAEAAAKTSDLGCIMNSACWCVFPATSFTIPLLRDLFNAVAGYGWEIEDMMRAGERVWFLQRCLGHIWGATGADDRLGQRIMTPTKEGSIAGVVPDMETMLREFYEYRGLQEDGRPRPEVLRSLGLSYLEKDIYK; encoded by the coding sequence TGGAAGTGGACCTCGCCTCGGGAAGCATGAAGGCAAGGGAGCTCCCCGAGGAAATGTACCGGGAATACATCGGTGGAGCCGGCCTGGCCGCCAAGCTGCTCTACGATCACGGGCACCTGGACGCTGAACCCCTGGATCCCGCAAGCCCGCTCATCTTCGCCGCGGGACCCCTCACCGGGATCGGGCTCTCCGGGTCCAGCCGCCTCTCGGTGGGTGCGCGCTCGCCCCTGACCGGCATCTGGGGGCAGGCCTCCTGCGGGGGCAACTTCGGCCCCGAGCTGAAGCGCTGCGGATACGATGCCATCTTTTTCCATGGCCGCGCGTCGGGGCCCGTCTATCTCCTCCTGGAAGACGATGAGGCGCGCCTCGTCGACGCCTCAGACCTGTGGGGGAAGGACACCTACGAGACGACGGACATCCTGAAGGAAAGGCACGGCAAGACCCACAAGGTGCTGGCCATAGGGCCGGCGTCCGAGAACCTGGTCCCCTTCGGGAGCATCGTCAATGACAAGGGCCACGTCTTCGGGCGCGCGGGCATGGGCACGGTCATGGGCTCCAAGAAGGTAAAAGCAATCGTGGCCAGGGGCGAGAGGAAGCTCCAGTACCGGGACCCCGAGAGATTCGCGGAACTCGCCAGGACTTACCAAGGTTGGGTGGAGAGAAGCGGCATGACCAAGGCCCTGCGCGCCTTCGGCACAGCCTGCAACATGGAGTCGAAGATGATCGAGGGCGACGTGCCCACCCGCAACTGGGGGCTGGGCATATGGGAGGAGGGCGGCGAGCGCCTCTCGGGGATCACCATGGACGAGGAGATCAAGGTGGGGAGCCGCGCATGTCGGGGTTGCCTGGTGCGCTGCAAGCCGGTGGTGGAAGTCCCGGAAGGACCCTACGCCATGGGACCGGGAGCCGGCCCGGAGTACGAGACCCTGGGCGCCTTCGGCACCATGCTCATGAACCCGAACCTGGAGGCGGTGGCCTGGATCAACGATTTCTGCAACCGCTCGGGGATGGACACCATCACCTGCGGGGCCACCTTCGCCTGGGCCATGGACTGCTACGAGAACGGCATCCTCAAGCCGGAGGATTACGAGGGCATAAGGCTGGAGTGGGGAGACATAGACACGGTGATATCCCTGCTGCCCAGGATCGTCAGGCGGGAGGGGAAGCTGGCGACCCTGCTGGCCATGGGTTCCCGCGCCGCCTCCCGGGAGGTGGGGGGCGGCAGCGAGCGCTTCCTCACCGACAGCAAGGGACTGGAAGCCCCCATGCACGACCCGCGCCTCGACTGGGGGGACGGCCTGGCCTACGCCGTCTCCGTGCGCGGTGCCTGCCACGTCTCCAACATGATGTACCAGCTGGAGTGGGGGGCCATACGCTTCCCGGAGATAGGGCTGGACAAGCATTACCGGGGGATGAGCACGGAGTACAAGGCGGAGGCGGCGGCCAAGACCTCCGACCTGGGGTGCATCATGAACTCCGCCTGCTGGTGCGTCTTCCCGGCCACCTCCTTCACCATCCCGCTGCTGCGCGACCTCTTCAACGCCGTGGCCGGCTACGGCTGGGAGATCGAGGACATGATGCGCGCGGGGGAGCGCGTGTGGTTCCTGCAGCGCTGCCTGGGCCACATCTGGGGTGCCACGGGGGCCGACGACCGCTTGGGCCAGAGGATCATGACCCCCACGAAGGAGGGCTCCATCGCGGGCGTGGTCCCCGACATGGAGACCATGCTGCGGGAGTTCTACGAGTATCGCGGGCTGCAGGAGGATGGCAGGCCCAGGCCCGAGGTGCTGCGCTCCCTGGGCCTCTCCTACCTGGAGAAGGACATCTACAAGTGA
- a CDS encoding DUF362 domain-containing protein has product MSEVYLANMHCGPNRGMLHKLSELCKKVGLKGIIEERDFVAIKTSFGEAGSTAYIPVIYIRTMVDEVKKAGGRPFVSDSNTLYVGGRAHALRHLQTAAANGFTMETTGAPVIIADGLRGHDFHEVPIEGELLKSVKIASAFYQADAFVVMSHLTGHEFMGFGGALKNVGMGMGSRGGKQQMHSDIKPAVNRERCIGCGKCLEWCPAGAISLTGKGKEKYAKIDRGKCIGCGECTVMCFKAAIQVRLTGVLENAQKKVVEYCMGALKGKENKVAFFSFLINVTPDCDCWNYNDARVVEDIGILASRDIVAIEQASLDLLNERAGRDVFHSIYPVVDCQKQVDYAEKMGLGSKKYELIPIDD; this is encoded by the coding sequence ATGTCCGAAGTCTACCTGGCCAACATGCACTGCGGCCCCAACCGGGGGATGCTGCACAAGCTCTCCGAGCTCTGCAAGAAGGTAGGCCTGAAGGGGATCATCGAGGAAAGGGACTTCGTGGCCATAAAGACCTCCTTCGGGGAAGCGGGGAGCACCGCCTATATCCCCGTCATCTATATACGAACCATGGTCGATGAGGTGAAGAAGGCTGGAGGGAGGCCCTTCGTCAGCGATTCCAACACCCTCTACGTGGGGGGGAGGGCTCACGCGCTGAGGCACCTGCAGACCGCCGCCGCCAACGGCTTCACCATGGAGACGACTGGTGCGCCCGTCATCATCGCCGACGGCCTGCGCGGCCACGATTTCCACGAGGTGCCCATCGAGGGGGAGCTGCTCAAGTCGGTGAAGATCGCCTCCGCCTTCTACCAGGCCGATGCCTTCGTGGTCATGTCCCATCTCACCGGCCACGAGTTCATGGGCTTCGGGGGCGCCCTGAAGAACGTGGGGATGGGCATGGGGAGCCGGGGCGGCAAGCAGCAGATGCACTCGGACATCAAGCCGGCGGTGAACCGCGAGCGCTGCATCGGGTGCGGCAAGTGCCTGGAGTGGTGCCCTGCGGGCGCCATCAGCCTCACCGGCAAGGGCAAGGAAAAATATGCCAAGATAGACCGCGGCAAGTGCATCGGGTGCGGGGAATGCACCGTCATGTGCTTCAAGGCGGCCATCCAGGTGCGCCTCACCGGGGTGCTGGAGAACGCGCAGAAGAAGGTGGTGGAGTACTGCATGGGAGCGCTCAAGGGCAAGGAGAACAAGGTCGCCTTCTTCAGCTTCCTCATCAACGTCACCCCGGACTGCGACTGCTGGAACTACAACGACGCCCGCGTGGTTGAGGATATCGGCATCCTGGCCAGCCGGGATATCGTGGCCATAGAGCAGGCCAGCCTGGACCTCCTGAACGAAAGGGCGGGCCGGGACGTCTTCCACTCCATCTACCCCGTGGTGGACTGCCAGAAGCAGGTGGACTACGCGGAGAAGATGGGCCTGGGCAGCAAGAAATACGAACTCATCCCCATCGACGACTGA